A single region of the Salarchaeum japonicum genome encodes:
- a CDS encoding S26 family signal peptidase yields the protein MADDDAPNPRRSPADAVRWVFRTDHEFVVFVREMVSSALAVLLVGMLLFGVSGLWPPLVAVESGSMQPHMQRGDLVFVTEEHRFAGDMGYADTGVITHEMAEDVDYQRFGGYGDVVVYQRDGAGGTTPIIHRARFWVADGENWYDRANPAYVDGESCAAIANCPAPHAGFVTKGDNNQYYDQVNGISSPVKPEWVRGRAQFRVPWLGYVRLVFSGEATVGEAVTELVS from the coding sequence ATGGCCGACGACGACGCGCCGAACCCGCGACGAAGCCCCGCGGACGCCGTGCGGTGGGTGTTCCGAACCGACCACGAGTTCGTGGTGTTCGTCCGCGAGATGGTGTCGAGCGCGCTCGCCGTCCTGCTCGTCGGCATGCTGTTGTTCGGGGTGAGCGGGCTGTGGCCGCCGCTCGTCGCCGTCGAATCCGGGAGCATGCAACCGCACATGCAGCGCGGCGACCTCGTGTTCGTCACTGAAGAACACCGGTTCGCGGGCGACATGGGGTACGCCGACACCGGCGTCATCACGCACGAGATGGCCGAGGACGTGGACTACCAGCGCTTCGGCGGGTACGGCGACGTCGTCGTCTACCAGCGCGACGGCGCGGGCGGCACCACGCCCATCATCCACCGCGCGCGGTTCTGGGTCGCGGACGGCGAGAACTGGTACGACAGGGCGAACCCCGCGTACGTCGACGGCGAGAGCTGTGCCGCGATAGCGAACTGTCCCGCGCCCCACGCCGGATTCGTCACGAAGGGTGACAACAACCAGTACTACGACCAGGTGAACGGCATCAGCAGTCCCGTCAAGCCCGAGTGGGTGCGGGGCCGCGCGCAGTTCCGAGTGCCGTGGCTCGGGTACGTTCGCCTCGTCTTCTCCGGGGAAGCCACGGTCGGTGAGGCCGTCACCGAACTCGTCTCGTAG